A region from the Beduinella massiliensis genome encodes:
- a CDS encoding YitT family protein, with translation MQDKKKLVNMGKAYAQMLLGCLIAGISFSQFFVPNDIAPGGVTGIATLIAAGTHWPVGLLSAALNIPLFLVGYKAVGRRFVFRSFLSMLGLSLCIDILPQQAVTNDMMLSSLYGGILLGIGLGLVLRGGATTGGTDLAAQLVHNRFPVISVGTFLFGIDCVVVCAAGVVFDPQAALWALIALFISTKVMDIVLQGWNTAHQFFIISDQAARIAQRINQEMDRGATLLSARGSYSGEDKGMVFCVINKNEMTQLKEIIASEDERAFVTVSEVHEAMGEGFSGLKK, from the coding sequence GGAAAGGCCTACGCGCAGATGCTGCTCGGCTGCCTGATCGCGGGCATCTCGTTTTCGCAGTTTTTCGTTCCCAACGACATCGCGCCCGGCGGCGTGACGGGCATTGCGACGCTCATCGCCGCGGGCACGCACTGGCCGGTCGGCCTGCTCAGCGCCGCGCTGAACATTCCGTTGTTCCTCGTCGGCTACAAGGCGGTAGGACGAAGGTTCGTCTTCCGGTCATTCCTGTCGATGCTGGGGCTCTCTCTTTGCATCGATATTCTGCCGCAGCAGGCCGTCACGAACGACATGATGCTTTCCAGTCTCTACGGCGGCATTTTGCTGGGCATCGGTTTGGGGCTTGTGCTGCGAGGCGGCGCGACGACGGGCGGCACAGACCTGGCTGCGCAGCTGGTACATAACCGCTTCCCCGTCATCTCGGTAGGGACCTTTCTGTTCGGAATCGACTGCGTCGTGGTGTGCGCGGCGGGCGTGGTGTTCGACCCGCAGGCGGCGCTTTGGGCGCTGATCGCCCTGTTTATCTCCACCAAGGTGATGGACATCGTGCTGCAGGGCTGGAATACCGCGCACCAGTTCTTCATCATATCGGATCAGGCGGCCCGGATCGCCCAGCGGATCAATCAGGAGATGGATCGGGGAGCCACGCTGCTTTCCGCCCGCGGAAGCTACAGCGGCGAGGACAAGGGCATGGTCTTTTGCGTCATCAACAAGAATGAAATGACGCAGCTTAAGGAGATCATCGCCTCCGAGGACGAGCGTGCGTTCGTCACGGTCAGCGAGGTTCATGAAGCGATGGGCGAAGGATTCTCCGGGCTCAAAAAATGA
- a CDS encoding ABC transporter permease subunit → MRKILESKGFSSVASSLIAIVVGLLFGFVILLISNPQQAVQGLGIIMAGGFTGGMKGLGQVLYFATPIIMTGLSVGFANKTGLFNIGAAGQFIVGAFAAVYVGVHWTFLPGATHWIVALLAAMVAGGIWGAVPGIFKALLNVNEVISSIMMNYIGMYGVNYLVKQTVYNQLKNESMTVAANAALPKAGLDGIFKNVIAGGKRLDISSVNAGILIAIAMAVVIYILLNKTTFGYELKACGYNRFASQYAGINEKRNIVLSMVIAGMLAGLGGALLYLAPGSGKHIVVVDVIAAEGFNGIPVALLGMNNPIGIIFSGIFISYITLGGNYLQRLNYMPEIIDIIIAVIIYFSAFSLLVKQFIARTVQRREMHEEKEVK, encoded by the coding sequence ATGCGAAAAATACTAGAATCTAAAGGATTTTCCAGCGTCGCTTCGTCCCTGATTGCCATCGTCGTAGGCCTGCTGTTCGGCTTTGTGATCCTGCTCATCTCCAATCCGCAGCAGGCGGTGCAGGGGCTTGGCATCATCATGGCGGGCGGCTTCACGGGCGGCATGAAGGGCCTGGGGCAGGTGCTCTACTTTGCGACGCCCATCATCATGACCGGCCTATCCGTGGGGTTTGCCAACAAGACCGGTCTGTTTAACATCGGCGCGGCGGGTCAGTTCATCGTGGGCGCGTTCGCGGCGGTGTACGTCGGCGTGCATTGGACCTTTCTGCCCGGCGCGACGCACTGGATCGTCGCGCTGCTCGCGGCGATGGTGGCGGGCGGCATCTGGGGGGCGGTGCCCGGCATCTTCAAGGCGCTGCTGAACGTGAACGAGGTCATTTCCTCCATCATGATGAACTACATCGGCATGTACGGGGTGAACTACCTCGTCAAGCAGACGGTGTATAACCAGCTCAAGAACGAGTCGATGACCGTCGCCGCGAACGCCGCGCTGCCCAAGGCGGGGCTGGACGGCATCTTCAAAAACGTGATCGCAGGCGGAAAGCGGTTGGACATTTCCAGCGTCAACGCGGGCATTCTGATCGCTATCGCGATGGCGGTCGTCATCTACATCCTGCTCAATAAGACGACGTTCGGCTATGAACTGAAGGCCTGCGGCTACAATCGGTTTGCGAGCCAGTACGCGGGCATCAACGAGAAGCGAAACATCGTCCTATCCATGGTCATCGCGGGCATGCTCGCAGGTCTGGGCGGCGCGCTGCTTTACCTCGCGCCCGGCAGCGGCAAGCACATCGTCGTCGTGGACGTGATCGCGGCGGAGGGCTTCAACGGCATCCCGGTCGCGCTGCTCGGCATGAACAACCCGATCGGCATCATCTTCTCGGGCATCTTCATCTCTTACATCACGCTGGGCGGCAACTATCTGCAGCGGCTCAACTACATGCCGGAGATCATCGACATCATCATCGCCGTCATCATCTATTTCAGCGCGTTTTCGCTGCTGGTGAAGCAGTTCATCGCCCGCACCGTGCAAAGGCGCGAGATGCACGAGGAAAAGGAGGTCAAATAA
- a CDS encoding BMP family ABC transporter substrate-binding protein, with protein MKKLASMFLALVMVLSMVSFVAAEDTYDLALITDIGTIDDKSFNQGAWEGVVAYAEANNVTHKYYKPTEKSTDAYLAAIDLAVNAGAKTIVTPGFLFEEPIYIAQDIYPEVNFILLDGEPHSADYADYRTEKNVMPILYAEQEAGFLAGYAVVKAGYTKLGFMGGMAVPAVIRYGYGFVQGAEKAAEELGISEITMNYHYTGGFDATPEAQTLAASWYNDGVEVIFGCGGAVGNSVMAAAEAAGKFVVGVDVDQSSESETVITSAMKGLSASVEAAIASIYAGEFKGGETAVFSAANNGVQLPMETSKLNDFDQAAYDELFAKIVSGEYVINADTAADVTTLGTIVKVTVVE; from the coding sequence ATGAAGAAACTTGCTTCTATGTTCTTGGCGCTCGTCATGGTGCTGAGCATGGTTTCCTTCGTCGCGGCGGAGGACACCTACGATCTGGCGCTGATTACCGATATCGGCACCATCGACGACAAGTCCTTCAATCAGGGCGCGTGGGAAGGCGTCGTGGCGTATGCCGAGGCCAACAACGTCACGCACAAGTACTATAAGCCGACCGAAAAGTCCACGGACGCGTATCTGGCCGCGATCGACCTGGCCGTGAACGCCGGCGCGAAGACGATCGTGACGCCGGGCTTCCTGTTTGAAGAGCCGATTTACATCGCGCAGGACATCTATCCCGAAGTCAACTTCATTCTGCTGGACGGCGAGCCGCACAGCGCGGACTATGCGGATTACCGCACCGAGAAGAACGTGATGCCGATCCTGTACGCGGAGCAGGAAGCCGGTTTCCTCGCCGGTTACGCGGTCGTCAAGGCCGGTTACACCAAGCTGGGCTTCATGGGCGGCATGGCGGTTCCCGCTGTGATTCGCTATGGCTACGGCTTCGTACAGGGCGCTGAAAAGGCCGCTGAGGAGCTGGGCATCTCCGAAATCACGATGAACTATCACTACACCGGCGGCTTCGACGCGACCCCCGAAGCCCAGACGCTGGCGGCTTCCTGGTACAACGACGGCGTCGAAGTGATTTTTGGCTGCGGCGGCGCGGTCGGCAACTCCGTCATGGCGGCGGCCGAAGCGGCCGGCAAGTTCGTGGTGGGCGTCGACGTCGACCAGAGCAGCGAATCTGAGACGGTCATCACCTCTGCGATGAAGGGCCTCTCCGCTTCCGTTGAAGCGGCGATCGCGTCCATCTACGCCGGCGAGTTCAAGGGCGGCGAGACCGCCGTGTTCAGCGCTGCCAACAACGGCGTGCAGCTGCCGATGGAGACCAGCAAGCTGAACGACTTTGACCAGGCTGCGTATGACGAGCTGTTCGCAAAGATTGTTTCCGGCGAGTACGTCATCAACGCGGACACCGCGGCGGACGTGACCACGCTGGGCACCATCGTGAAGGTGACCGTCGTCGAGTAA
- a CDS encoding ATP-binding cassette domain-containing protein, translating into MDYVIEMLHITKVFPGIVANDDVTLQLRRGEIHALLGENGAGKSTLMSVLFGLYQPEEGTIRKDGKEVKIKDPNDANALGIGMVHQHFKLVHNFTVLENIILGVETTQGGFLKMDDARKKVVALSEQYGLKVDPDALISDITVGMQQRVEILKMLYRDNEVLIFDEPTAVLTPQEIDELMHIMKHLTEEGKSILFITHKLEEIKKVADRCSVLRKGKYIGTVDVQTTSKEEMSEMMVGRKVNFAVEKTPAQPGKPVLVVQNLTVRGKHHHKALVDNVSFNARRGEIVCIAGIDGNGQSELVYALTGLMPVESGKVYLGEREITHFSVRERNVAGVSHIPEDRHKHGLVLDYSLAENLVLKQYFTPRFEKRGFLKFADIERYADKLIADYDIRSGQGAQTSARSMSGGNQQKAILAREIDLGNDLLIAVQPTRGLDVGAIEYIHKQLVAQRDRQKAVLLVSLELDEVLNVADRILVMFEGRIVAELEAKNTTAQELGLYMAGSKKE; encoded by the coding sequence ATGGACTACGTCATCGAGATGCTGCACATCACGAAGGTCTTCCCGGGCATCGTGGCCAACGACGACGTGACGCTGCAGCTTCGGCGCGGCGAGATTCACGCGCTGCTGGGCGAGAACGGCGCGGGCAAGTCTACGCTGATGAGCGTGCTGTTCGGGCTGTATCAGCCGGAAGAGGGCACGATCAGGAAGGATGGCAAAGAGGTCAAGATCAAGGACCCGAACGACGCCAACGCGCTGGGCATCGGCATGGTGCATCAGCACTTTAAACTCGTGCATAATTTCACCGTGCTGGAAAACATCATTCTCGGCGTGGAGACGACGCAGGGCGGATTTTTAAAGATGGACGATGCGCGCAAGAAGGTGGTCGCCCTCTCCGAACAGTACGGCCTGAAGGTCGATCCCGACGCGCTGATCTCCGATATCACCGTCGGTATGCAGCAGCGCGTCGAAATCCTCAAGATGCTCTACCGCGACAACGAGGTGCTGATCTTCGACGAGCCGACCGCCGTGCTGACGCCCCAGGAGATCGACGAGCTGATGCACATCATGAAGCACCTGACGGAGGAGGGCAAGTCGATCCTTTTTATTACCCATAAGCTGGAGGAGATCAAGAAGGTCGCGGACCGCTGCTCGGTGCTCAGAAAGGGCAAGTACATCGGCACCGTGGACGTGCAGACCACGTCGAAGGAAGAAATGAGCGAAATGATGGTCGGCCGCAAGGTGAACTTCGCCGTGGAGAAGACGCCTGCGCAGCCCGGCAAGCCCGTGCTCGTCGTGCAAAACCTGACGGTGCGGGGAAAGCACCACCACAAGGCGCTGGTGGACAACGTCAGCTTCAACGCGCGTCGCGGGGAGATCGTCTGCATCGCGGGGATCGACGGAAACGGCCAGTCCGAACTGGTATATGCCCTGACAGGGCTTATGCCCGTGGAGAGCGGCAAGGTATATCTGGGCGAACGGGAAATCACACACTTCTCCGTTCGCGAGCGCAACGTCGCGGGCGTCAGCCACATCCCGGAGGACCGGCACAAGCACGGCCTGGTGCTCGACTATTCGCTGGCGGAAAATCTGGTGCTCAAGCAGTATTTCACGCCCCGCTTTGAAAAGCGCGGATTCCTTAAGTTTGCGGATATCGAGCGTTACGCGGACAAGCTGATTGCCGATTACGACATCCGCAGCGGCCAGGGCGCGCAGACCTCCGCGCGCAGCATGTCCGGCGGCAACCAGCAGAAGGCCATCCTCGCGCGCGAGATCGATTTGGGCAACGACCTGCTGATCGCGGTGCAGCCCACGCGCGGACTGGACGTGGGCGCGATCGAATACATTCATAAGCAGCTGGTAGCCCAGCGCGACCGGCAGAAGGCGGTGCTGCTCGTGTCGCTGGAGCTGGACGAGGTGCTCAACGTCGCCGACCGCATCCTCGTCATGTTTGAGGGACGTATCGTGGCCGAGCTGGAGGCCAAGAACACCACCGCGCAGGAGCTTGGCCTGTACATGGCCGGCAGCAAGAAGGAGTGA